Proteins co-encoded in one Anabas testudineus chromosome 8, fAnaTes1.2, whole genome shotgun sequence genomic window:
- the LOC113160187 gene encoding nucleosome-remodeling factor subunit BPTF-like isoform X1, with protein MMRGKRGRPPKPLPAEEPSPAAARGLRPRRNLKPRLRDSGDEESPARESPKSSRKRKGGSGTSTRGRGRGRGGGGGRGGRGGRGGRGGRRTPASKAVVYDDHESEEEDDAVSLRSEEDEFVEEEPQSEEDEALKDDSDCLEDDALDEEDDGGSYCTESSFRSQSTHASTPGKKKVRAPRPRTPILEEKEIPPLELPDTSEDLLVPNEELLNATSIYEVLRNFSTVLRLSPFRFEDFCAALVGQEQCTLIAETHISLLKAILREEESSNTTFGPADLKDSVNSTLYFIDGMTWPEVLRAYCESDQEYHHVLPYQEVDDYPYGPLESKIKVLQFLVDQFLTTNIAREELMSDGTMQYDDHCRVCHRLGDLLCCETCSAVYHLECVKPPLEEVPEDEWQCEVCVAHKVPGVTDCVMETQKNRPYIRQEPIGYDRHQRKYWFLNRRIIVEEDGEHEKKKIWYYSTRTQLEELMGCLDKEYWEMDLFATLEEMKEEVQAHMDITEDLTNKARGNNKAYLTAVNELMMEHLKVRREAQETKRQPEEAKQEAETGSGKTTEDTTELTPQPDSREHKDGEHKEDVSSPAVATVPPSTEESCVSDPNPGSVSQDSAAPKTESPESNQETQAAQSGSQESVETAPERKGEGKDENDKADSSSEVTHSDNLQPQTKDEPQQQSSQPEESSVSGVEKLEPPDLADRSSRSSFTSQDGTEDYIERVKTDRGRAAGQEPNNQTPRGSKESSPARSDCESLRLSFLKRDLKVNLNSLFKLGQEGKYRVYHNQYSTNVLALNKHQHREDHDKRRHLSHKFSLTTASEFKWNGSIYGSRSLTVSTLRLTIIQLENNVPGPFMHPNWASHRTNWNKAVQMCSKAREFALALAILECAIKPVVMLPVWKESLGHTRLHRMTSMEREEKEKVKKREKKLEDEETLQQATWVKYTIPIKHQVWKQKGEEYRVTGYGGWSWLSKTRVPRFVPKLPGNTNVNYRKELEAAMSKENSAACTKTQTKLMETEKQNTEDEEKKQASSQSTSPEEGQTSTEEEKPTKEEQETNGRMDKEKIEDEKMEVESCPETSTSTEEKVADKVESKASPSSTVQPVKEEPVLKAEQHKNEETAPSKPYYDVVNVSEGFQLRTAYKRKVKPSKLDGLLERRVKQFTLEEKQRLERMRQAALGSKMAATKPNSAVKTEGSTAGKQQAAVTPCVKAEEKEGSIQVKDHVVKKLDFEQEAKTDIKLESTTPNHGKDTEVNAVEGNSGETVVHKEVNGGPVAGSELSSKNNCISEAIETKEKTQKPEVARMGENAKKRGYDEMEQSSAQSDAEGLEVDQSKTSPVQVNGETPADSNINQDPSSRVQGEPQKEPIRSLMNGNLSQNDVTDMCRSPPLKISKLDNHVLEEGDCDKKNEDTARDGEGTAAAKLPSSSPSSMNSNNVDSCSSSKGLKTSITSNSTNTESQNVPTTNMSSSISKPDVTPQASSSTGSSSTIQPGSVSPGAVISQKPKPVTDTKTSTSGSNPANSMTISKEYSTRDRVSLLRFSKSKKARSGTALPSYRKFVTKSSKKSIFVLPNDDLKRLARRAGIREVPIFNYNAKPAQDIWPYPSPRPTFGITWRYRLQTVKSLAGVSLMLRLLWACLRWDDMAVKPSAAVGTTRKETTDTDITTTEIIKRRDVGPYGIRSEYCIRKIICPLGNRDAPKETPTPQRKGLRSSALRPKKQEPAKLTGPVAVETWVAEEDLELWEIRAFAERVERDKAQGLDPSKTGSTLKTVEDVKAHLENQLRQARLAAQQKRLELQRPSTTATTPTTTITTTSASAPCTPLSTGQRMGQVTSGTKMVLASKLGSPVSFQQDKNFQQSFASWVKQGQNNNSSASTSSVASVATSITTSEQTFQIAGSPVTVAGQVLTAKLPLPANSKIVTLNMPTTQGGVVQQKVLGIFPSGPPANLRTYSTLHPTTGNINLRATTSASTTQQQATTAGGQLQPGTTISQSPTFSTSVGTAMVRGPALVQQGQPQQAVAQVGRGLPAVAPGSTSAQTTAAPSPSPHAAATVPGQSPVAAPQANRPQQGQVKLTMAQLMQLTQGAQGGNPGLTVVIQGQGQTQGQLQIIPQGVTVIPGPGQQLMQAAMPNGQVQRFLFTPMPPSSSTSAPATATPTKPTVPSPQTPQTQMSSLAQVRTPAQVQTTPSALAQTQVAAPVPTPTHVVAPASTQMPSLGPTPVSFPVQTQVAAPVPAPAQAASQALMQTPSSSVPAQSQISTSVPALQVAAHGPSQVLSSTTSTLPAQPQMARSVPVPAQNAVPPVTHIFTSAPAQSQVPAMVQTQVSTLTPASFPTQTQTTVSLPVTGQVVPQSQVQTHTFSSVPGLTSAPAPALSPISVKSPTQVAATAAATAAAANSTQIQASASLPSTVPVPTPALAPVVAVVSSQIAVPSPAKALTQIQAASPVPLHAAVANAVVTPVTATSTTPSVPALTEQKAAQPQVWTPAASQAQTPVQPAQQAAAPIQAPALVTVPSAPALVSTHSPVTPLPQSSLPPQSQARVQHPTVVSMQQVSQIPVSAVQVHMKDLPVSSVVTAVRPPQPQLQPQTSTQLQPQPQTQIRAQIQVQPFGQVQQIQAPAHLQSQAQAQIHPQVRVQFQPRPQVQPQSQQMPQAQVQPLTQIQPQVQFQSQNQTLPQAQLQSRVQPQYHPQVQAAFQAQSQPQTQQQAQVQAQPQVQSQAQTQLQTQIHPQVQVQFQQQSQIQTQAPQQPQVQNQVQTQPQFQVQSPQQTQVQQQLQVQPQIQAKLQVQFQPQNQTQVQAQPQLQVQSPIRHQLITVPGLQQPVQLLSALPAHVAAQIQAQIQAQTQQQGGTVPQQIKLQLPIQIQQTGGPIQTHQIQNMVTIQAPVNVQEQLQRMQQQQQQQQQQQQQQPPPKKKKHHEAKREQREQNLQTVSPGDGTQKQGGVKQNATAEQLKQRKTLAAAEREENQRMIVCNQVMKFILDKIEKDEKQAAKKRKKEEVVEQKRSKQNATKLTALLYKHKEQLKAEILKKRALLDKELQLQVQEELRRDIARLQKEKEKARAAIAQAAAATVKAAASNSSHSSHSTHSSHSAHTVTSSSSSHKRKREEDRDKDRTRDRDRHHDKDKKRDRDKDRDRHRDRDRDKDRDRDRDREKERDRDRHRDRDKDKDRDRERDKDRDSSSLKHKKKKLSSTSKDHKKDTKLYCVCKTPYDESKFYIGCDLCSNWFHGACVGITEKEAKKLEDFVCNDCKRGQEGGGSSSEELYCICQTPYDESQFYIGCDRCQNWYHGRCVGILQSEANHIDVYVCPQCQSTEDAMTVLTPLTDKDYEGLKRILRSLQTHKMAWPFLEPVDPHDAPDYYRVIKEPMDFSTMETRLQKRHYHKLTEFVADVTKIFDNCRYYNPNDTPFFQCAEVLEAFFVQKLKGFKASRLSDS; from the exons ATGATGAGAGGGAAGAGGGGCAGGCCGCCCAAACCGCTACCGGCCGAGGAGCCGTCTCCGGCGGCGGCCCGGGGCTTGAGACCGAGGAGGAACCTGAAGCCCAGGTTGCGGGACAGCGGGGACGAGGAGAGCCCCGCACGGGAGAGCCCCAAGtccagcagaaaaagaaaaggggggtCCGGCACGTCAACGCGGGGCAGGGGACGAGGCAGAGGTGGCGGCGgtggaagaggaggcagaggcgGCAGAGGGGGTCGTGGAGGGAGGCGGACGCCTGCGTCCAAAGCGGTGGTGTACGACGACCACGAGAGCGAGGAGGAGGACGATGCTGTCAGCCTGAGGTCCGAGGAGGACGAGTTCGTGGAGGAGGAACCCCAGTCCGAAGAGGACGAGGCCCTCAAAGACGACTCGGACTGCCTGGAAGATGATGCGCTGGACGAGGAGGACGATGGAGGCAGCTACTGCACGGAGAGCAGCTTTCGGAGCCAGAGCACCCACGCCAGCACTCCGG GGAAGAAAAAAGTACGGGCTCCCCGACCTCGCACTCCCATTCTTGAGGAGAAGGAGATTCCTCCGCTCGAGCTTCCAGACACCTCAGAGGATCTCCTGGTGCCTAACGAGGAGCTGCTCAACGCCACCTCCATCTATGAGGTGCTGCGGAACTTCAGCACGGTGCTGCGTCTCTCCCCCTTCCGCTTTGAGGACTTCTGTGCGGCGCTGGTGGGCCAGGAGCAGTGCACTTTAATAGCAGAGACGCATATTTCCCTATTGAAGGCCATCTTACGTGAGGAGGAGTCCTCCAACACTACCTTTGGCCCCGCTGACCTCAAGGACAGTGTCAACTCCACTCTGTACTTTATTGATGGCATGACGTGGCCTGAGGTTTTGCGGGCGTACTGTGAGAGCGACCAGGAGTACCATCACGTCCTGCCATACCAGGAGGTGGATGACTACCCCTATGGCCCTCTTGAGAGTAAGATCAAGGTGCTACAGTTCTTGGTGGACCAGTTTCTCACCACCAACATCGCCCGTGAGGAGCTGATGTCCGATGGCACTATGCAGTATGACGACCACTGCCGTGTGTGTCACCGCCTGGGtgacctgctgtgctgtgagaCCTGCTCCGCCGTGTACCACCTGGAGTGTGTGAAACCCCCACTGGAGGAGGTCCCAGAGGACGAGTGGCAGTGTGAGGTTTGTGTGGCACACAAGGTGCCTGGTGTGACAGACTGTGTGATGGAGACGCAGAAGAACAGACCCTACATCCGGCAGGAGCCGATTGGATACGACCGCCACCAGAGGAAATACTGGTTTCTAAACAGGAGAATTATAGT CGAGGAGGACGGGGagcatgagaagaaaaagatcTGGTACTACAGCACCAGGACTCAGCTGGAGGAGCTCATGGGTTGCCTTGATAAGGAGTACTGGGAGATGGATCTCTTTGCCACTCTGGAGGAGATGAAGGAAGAAGTGCAAGCTCACATGGACATCACAGAGGACCTCACTAATAAAGCGCGTGGAAACAATAAAGCCTACCTCACAGCTGTCAACG AACTTATGATGGAACACTTGAAGGTCAGACGTGAGGCACAGGAAACAAAGAGGCAACCAGAGGAAGCAAAGCAAGAAGCAGAAACGGGCTCCGGTAAGACGACAGAGGACACTACTGAGCTCACCCCGCAGCCCGACAGCAGAGAGCACAAAGATGGAGAGCATAAAGAAGACGTTAGCTCACCAG CAGTAGCCACGGTTCCTCCGTCCACAGAGGAGAGCTGCGTGTCCGATCCTAACCCCGGCTCAGTTTCCCAGGACTCGGCTGCACCCAAAACAGAATCCCCAGAGTCAAACCAGGAAACACAAGCTGCTCAGTCTGGGAGCCAGGAGAGCGTGGAGACTGCTCCAGAGAGGAAGGGGGAAGGAAAAG atgaaaatgacaaagcagACTCTAGCAGTGAAGTCACACACTCTGACAACTTGCAGCCGCAAACCAAAGATGAGCCGCAGCAGCAGTCGTCTCAGCCGGAGGAGAGTAGTGTCAGCGGCGTGGAGAAACTGGAGCCACCAGACCTTGCTGATCGCTCCTCTCGGTCATCTTTCACCAGCCAGGACGGGACAG AGGATTATATTGAAAGGGTCAAGACAGATCGAGGGAGAGCAGCAGGACAGGAGCCGAATAACCAAACACCAAGAGGCAGCAAAGAG TCGTCTCCTGCTCGCTCCGATTGTGAGTCTTTGCGCCTCAGCTTCTTGAAAAGGGACCTGAAAGTGAATCTGAACAGCTTGTTCAAACTGGGTCAGGAGGGCAAATACAGGGTCTACCACAACCAGTACAGCACCAATGTCCTGGCCCTCAACAAGCATCAGCACCGGGAGGATCACGACAAGAGACGCCACCTGTCCCACAAGTTCAGCCTGACAACGGCGTCCGAGTTCAAATGGAACGGCTCCATCTATGGATCGCGGAGCCTGACTGTCTCCACCCTGCGTCTCACCATCATACAGTTGGAAAACAATGTGCCTGGGCCGTTTATGCATCCTAACTGGGCATCACACAG GACCAATTGGAACAAAGCCGTGCAGATGTGCAGCAAGGCCAGGGAATTTGCTTTGGCCTTGGCCATACTGGAGTGTGCCATCAAACCTGTGGTCATGCTGCCAGTGTGGAAGGAGTCTCTTGGACACACAAG GCTACATCGCATGACGTCCATGGAACgcgaggagaaagagaaggtgaAAAAGCGCGAGAAAAAACTGGAGGATGAGGAGACGCTGCAGCAGGCCACCTGGGTGAAGTACACCATCCCCATCAAACACCAG GTGTGGAAGCAGAAAGGGGAGGAGTACAGAGTGACTGGTTATGGTGGTTGGAGCTGGCTCAGTAAGACTCGTGTTCCACGTTTTGTTCCAAAACTACCAGGAAACACTAACGTGAACTACCGCAAAGAACTGGAGG CAGCTATGAGCAAAGAGAATTCAGCAGCTTGcaccaaaacacagacaaagttGATGGAAACAGAGAAGCAAAAcacagaggatgaggagaagaaGCAAGCATCATCTCAGAGCACGTCACCAGAGGAGGGACAGACatcaacagaagaagaaaaacccacaaaggaAGAGCAGGAAACGAATGGACGTATggacaaagagaaaatagaagATGAAAAAATGGAGGTTGAATCCTGCCCAGAAACTTCTACTTCAACTGAGGAGAAAG TTGCAGATAAAGTCGAAAGCAAAGCTTCGCCCTCGTCTACTGTGCAGCCTGTGAAAGAAGAACCAGTCCTCAAAGctgaacaacataaaaatgaGGAGACGGCGCCATCAAAGCCCTACTATGATGTTGTGAATGTCAGCGAGGGTTTCCAGCTGCGGACAGCTTATAAGAGGAAGGTAAAGCCCTCCAAGCTCGATGGGCTCTTGGAGCGCCGGGTAAAACAGTTCACcttggaggagaagcagaggctGGAGAGGATGAGACAGGCGGCCCTGGGGTCCAAAATGGCCGCCACGAAGCCTAATTCAGCAGTTAAAACTGAAGGATCCACAGCAGGCAAACAGCAGGCCGCTGTGACCCCGTGTGTTAAAgcagaagagaaggaaggaagcaTCCAAGTAAAAGACCATGTGGTTAAAAAACTGGACTTTGAGCAGGAGGCAAAAACAGACATCAAATTAGAGTCCACAACACCCAACCACGGCAAAGACACAGAAGTAAACGCTGTGGAGGGGAACAGTGGGGAGACCGTAGTCCACAAGGAGGTGAATGGGGGACCTGTGGCTGGCTCTGAGCTCAGCAGTAAAAACAACTGTATATCAGAGGCAAtagaaaccaaagaaaaaacacagaagccaGAAGTCGCTCGGATGGGAGAGAACGCCAAGAAGCGTGGGTATGACgagatggagcaaagcagcgCACAGAGCGATGCGGAGGGCCTGGAAGTAGACCAAAGCAAGACCAGTCCTGTGCAGGTGAATGGGGAAACGCCTGCAGACTCAAACATCAATCAAGACCCAAGCAGCCGAGTTCAGGGCGAGCCTCAGAAAGAGCCCATCAGGTCTCTGATGAATGGAAACCTCTCTCAAAATGATGTGACAGATATGTGTCGTTCACCTCCCCTGAAAATCTCCAAATTAGACAACCACGTGTTAGAGGAAGGCGACTGTGACAAGAAGAATGAGGACACGGCCAGAGACGGTGAGGGGACAGCGGCTGCAAAACTTCCGTCCTCAAGCCCCTCTAGCATGAATAGTAATAATGTCGACAGCTGCAGTAGTAGTAAAGGTTTGAAGACATCCATCACCTCTAACAGCACCAACACAGAGTCTCAGAATGTCCCCACAACTAATATGTCCAGCAGCATTAGTAAACCTGATGTGACGCCTCAAGCATCAAGCAGCACAGGCTCCTCTTCTACTATCCAGCCAGGCTCCGTTTCCCCCGGGGCAGTCATCTCCCAGAAACCCAAACCTGTCACAGACACCAAGACGAGCACCTCTGGCTCAAATCCAGCGAACTCCATGACCATCAGTAAAGAGTATTCCACCAGAGACCGAGTCAGCCTCCTCAGGTTCTCCAAATCCAAGAAGGCGCGCTCAGGCACGGCTCTGCCGTCCTACCGCAAATTTGTTACCAAGAGCAGCAAGAAAAGCATCTTTGTGCTGCCGAACGATGACCTGAAGCGGCTGGCGAGGAGAGCAGGCATCAGAGAGGTGCCCATCTTCAATTACAACGCTAAGCCAGCCCAGGATATATGGCCCTACCCTTCACCCCGGCCCACGTTTGGGATCACATGGAG GTACCGGCTCCAGACTGTGAAGTCGCTGGCAGGGGTCAGTCTGATGCTGAGGCTGCTGTGGGCCTGCCTAAGATGGGACGACATGGCTGTGAagccctctgctgctgtgggcACAACTCGGAAAG AAACCACAGACACTGATATCACCACAACGGAGATAATCAAGCGCAGAGATGTGGGGCCGTACGGGATCCGCTCAGAATACTGCATCAGGAAGATCATCTGTCCCCTGGGAAACAGAGACGCTCCTAAAG AAACCCCGACTCCACAGAGGAAAGGCCTGCGCTCCAGTGCCCTGAGGCCCAAGAAGCAGGAGCCAGCCAAGCTGACCGGGCCTGTCGCGGTGGAGACCTGGGTGGCTGAAGAGGACCTGGAACTGTGGGAGATCAGGGCCTTTGCAGAAag GGTGGAGAGGGATAAGGCACAAGGTTTGGATCCCTCCAAGACGGGCAGCACCCTGAAGACGGTGGAGGACGTGAAGGCACATTTGGAGAATCAGCTGAGACAGGCCAGACTCGCTGCACAGCAG aAGCGTCTGGAGCTGCAGAGACCGAGTACAACTGCCACCACTCCCACAACaaccatcaccaccacctcaGCCAGCGCTCCGTGCACGCCACTGTCCACAGGCCAGAGGATGGGTCAGGTCACATCTGGAACCAAGATGGTCCTCGCATCAAAACTGGGCTCTCCAGTTTCCTTCCAACAAGACAAGAACTTCCAGCAGTCGTTTGCTTCCTGGGTCAAGCAGggtcagaacaacaacagctcaG CCTCCACCAGCTCGGTGGCCTCTGTGGCTACCAGCATCACCACCTCCGAGCAAACCTTCCAGATTGCTGGCAGCCCAGTTACTGTCGCTGGCCAGGTCCTCACTGCCAAGCTGCCGCTCCCCGCTAACAGCAAGATTGTCACGCTCAACATGCCCACTACTCAAGGAG GTGTAGTCCAGCAGAAAGTTTTGGGCATTTTCCCCTCCGGTCCTCCTGCGAACCTGAGGACATACAGCACACTACATCCTACAACTGGCAACATCAACCTCAGAGCCACCACCTCTGCCTCAACTACTCAGCAACAG GCCACTACAGCAGGAGGTCAGCTGCAGCCTGGCACTACGATAAGCCAGTCACCTACTTTTTCTACCTCTGTGGGCACAGCAATGGTCAGAGGTCCAGCGTTGGTTCAACAAG GTCAACCTCAGCAGGCTGTGGCCCAGGTAGGACGCGGGCTACCTGCAGTGGCGCCTGGTTCTACATCTGCACAGACAACTGCAGCTCCGTCACCATCACCTCATGCAGCCGCCACAGTTCCTGGACAGTCCCCTGTGGCAGCCCCCCAGGCCAACAGACCACAACAGGGTCAAGTCAAGCTCACCATGGCACAACTCATGCAGCTAACACAGGGCGCTCAG GGTGGAAACCCAGGTCTGACTGTAGTGATCCAGGGTCAGGGTCAGACCCAAGGCCAGCTGCAAATCATCCCACAAGGTGTAACGGTCATCCCTGGCCCTGGTCAGCAGCTAATGCAGGCAGCCATGCCCAACGGCCAGGTCCAGCGCTTCCTCTTCACCCCGATGCCTCCATCTTCATCAACTTCAGCACCCGCTACTGCAACCCCCACAAAACCCACTGTACCATCACCTCAGACCCCTCAAACCCAAATGTCAAGTCTAGCTCAAGTCAGAACCCCTGCCCAAGTCCAAACCACTCCCTCAGCCTTAGCTCAAACACAGGTGGCAGCTCCTGTACCGACACCAACACATGTTGTAGCCCCAGCCTCAACACAAATGCCGAGTTTGGGTCCGACCCCAGTCTCATTCCCAGTGCAAACTCAAGTTGCAGCACCTGTGCCTGCTCCAGCACAAGCTGCATCCCAGGCCTTGATGCAAACACCATCATCATCCGTCCCTGCACAATCACAAATATCCACCTCTGTGCCTGCCTTGCAAGTTGCAGCTCATGGTCCCTCACAGGTTTTAtcctccacaacatccactctCCCTGCACAACCCCAAATGGCGAGATCTGTGCCTGTCCCAGCACAAAACGCAGTCCCACCGGTGACCCACATTTTCACCTCAGCCCCGGCACAAAGCCAAGTCCCAGCCATGGTCCAAACCCAGGTCTCCACCCTAACTCCTGCCTCATTCCCCACACAAACCCAAACTACAGTGTCGCTGCCTGTGACGGGTCAAGTTGTACCTCAATCCCAGGTTCAGACACACACCTTCAGTTCTGTCCCAGGCCTAACCTCGGCCCCTGCCCCAGCTTTATCTCCCATCTCGGTTAAATCTCCAACCCAAGtcgctgctactgctgctgccacagcagctgctgctaaCTCCACCCAAATCCAGGCTTCTGCCTCTCTTCCCTCTACTGTCCCAGTTCCTACCCCAGCTCTTGCTCCTGTCGTAGCTGTTGTGTCCTCTCAGATTGCTGTCCCATCCCCAGCCAAAGCTCTGACCCAAATCCAAGCCGCATCTCCGGTTCCTCTTCACGCTGCTGTGGCTAATGCTGTTGTCACACCAGTCACAGCCACCTCTACAACACCCTCAGTGCCAG CTCTCACGGAGCAGAAGGCAGCTCAGCCCCAGGTCTGGACTCCGGCTGCATCTCAAGCTCAGACTCCAGTTCAGCCGGCTCAGCAGGCTGCAGCTCCCATTCAGGCGCCTGCTCTGGTCACTGTGCCGTCTGCCCCTGCATTGGTCTCCACACATTCTCCTGTTACCCCCCTGCCTCAGTCATCTCTGCCCCCTCAGTCCCAAGCCCGGGTCCAGCACCCTACTGTTGTCTCCATGCAGCAAGTTTCACAAATACCGGTCTCAGCAGTTCAGGTTCATATGAAGGATTTACCGGTGTCTTCTGTTGTTACTGCTGTGAGACCCCCCCAGCCTCAGCTACAGCCCCAAACCAGCACTCAACTCCAACCACAGCCTCAAACCCAAATCCGTGCACAGATTCAGGTCCAGCCCTTCGGTCAAGTCCAACAAATTCAGGCTCCAGCTCATCTCCAGTCCCAAGCACAAGCCCAAATCCACCCGCAGGTCCGAGTTCAGTTTCAGCCACGGCCTCAAGTTCAGCCTCAATCACAGCAAATGCCCCAAGCTCAAGTACAGCCCCTCACTCAAATCCAACCTCAGGTGCAGTTTCAGTCCCAAAACCAAACCTTGCCCCAGGCCCAGCTCCAATCAAGGGTCCAACCTCAGTACCATCCGCAGGTACAAGCTGCATTTCAGGCACAGTCACAACCCCAGACTCAGCAACAGGCCCAGGTCCAGGCTCAACCCCAAGTTCAGTCTCAGGCCCAAACTCAGCTCCAAACACAGATCCATCCCCAGGTTCAGGTGCAGTTCCAGCAACAGAGCCAGATTCAAACTCAGGCCCCACAACAACCCCAGGTCCAGAATCAAGTCCAAACCCAGCCCCAGTTCCAAGTCCAGTCACCGCAGCAGACCCAGGTTCAGCAACAGCTTCAGGTCCAACCACAAATTCAAGCTAAACTCCAAGTCCAGTTCCAGCCTCAGAACCAAACCCAAGTTCAAGCACAGCCCCAGCTTCAGGTCCAGTCTCCAATCAGGCACCAGCTCATCACTGTTCCAGGCCTCCAGCAGCCAGTCCAGCTGCTTTCAGCCCTGCCGGCCCACGTTGCAGCCCAGATCCAAGCCCAGATCCAGGCCCAGACACAACAGCAGGGAGGCACCGTCCCCCAGCAGATCAAACTGCAGCTGCCTATCCAGATCCAGCAGACAGGGGGGCCAATTCAGACCCACCAGATCCAAAACATGGTGACAATACAGGCGCCAGTGAATGTCCAGGAGCAGCTTCagaggatgcagcagcagcagcagcagcagcagcagcagcagcagcaacaacctccaccaaagaagaagaaacaccaTGAGGCTAAAAGGGAACAGAGGGAGCAGAATCTGCAGACTGTGAGTCCTGGGGACGGCACCCAAAAACAG GGGGGAGTGAAGCAGAACGCGACAGCAGAGCAGCTCAAACAGAGGAAGACCCTGGCTGCAGCCGAGCGAGAGGAGAACCAGAG AATGATCGTGTGCAACCAGGTGATGAAGTTCATCCTCGACAAGATTGAGAAGGACGAGAAGCAGGCAGctaagaagagaaagaaggaggaggtggtggagcagAAACGCTCCAAGCAGAACGCCACCAAGCTGACGGCGCTGCTGTACAAGCACAAAGAACAGCTGAAGGCTGAGATCCTGAAGAAGAGGGCTCTGCTGGACAAGGAACTGCAGCTGCAAGTGCAG GAGGAGCTGAGGCGGGACATAGCCAGGCTacagaaggaaaaggagaaggcGCGAGCTGCTATCGCCCAGGCTGCTGCAGCAACAGTCAAGGCAGCTGCTTCTAACTCCTCCCATTCATCCCACTCCACACATTCCTCTCACAGCGCCCACACGGTGACCTCGTCTTCCTCATCCCATAAACGcaagagagaagaggacagagaca